In Oryzias melastigma strain HK-1 linkage group LG10, ASM292280v2, whole genome shotgun sequence, a single window of DNA contains:
- the ran gene encoding GTP-binding nuclear protein Ran, translating to MADSMGQSVPVAVFKLVLVGDGGTGKTTFVKRHITGEFEKKYVATLGVEVHPLMFHTNRGPIKYNVWDTAGQEKFGGLRDGYYIQAQCAIIMFDVTSRVTYKNVPNWHRDLVRVCENIPIVLCGNKVDIKDRKVKAKSIVFHRKKNLQYYDISAKSNYNFEKPFLWLARKLIGDPNLEFVAMPALAPPEVLMDPNLAAKYEEELQVASQTALPDEEDDL from the exons ATGGCTGATTCAATGGGGCAGTCTGTACCAGTGGCGGTCTTCAAG TTGGTGCTGGTTGGAGATGGAGGCACAGGAAAAACGACTTTTGTGAAGAGACACATTACAGGAGAGTTTGAAAAGAAGTATGTAG CTACTCTTGGAGTAGAAGTCCACCCACTGATGTTCCACACCAACAGAGGACCCATCAAGTACAATGTGTGGGACACAGCTGGTCAAGAGAAATTTGGAGGTCTGAGAGATGGCTACTATATTCAAG CTCAGTGTGCTATCATCATGTTTGATGTCACATCTCGGGTCACCTACAAGAACGTACCCAACTGGCATCGCGACTTGGTCCGTGTCTGTGAGAACATTCCCATCGTGCTTTGCGGCAACAAGGTAGACATCAAAGACAGGAAAGTCAAAGCCAAGAGCATCGTGTTTCACCGCAAGAAGAACTTGCAG TACTATGACATTTCTGCCAAGAGTAACTACAACTTTGAGAAGCCCTTCCTGTGGTTAGCAAGGAAGTTGATCGGTGATCCAAATCTGGAGTTTGTGGCAATGCCTGCCCTCGCTCCCCCAGAGGTCCTTATGGACCCCAACCTTGCCGCTAAATATGAGGAAGAACTTCAA gtcgCATCACAGACAGCACTCCCAGATGAAGAAGATGACCTCTAA
- the ndufs8b gene encoding NADH:ubiquinone oxidoreductase core subunit S8b isoform X2 — translation MTGTFGFGPGVLMRTFSVSMQKDGYKYVNAQELPTDLRSITDRAATTLLWTELFRGLGMTMSYLFREPATINYPFEKGPLSPRFRGEHALRRYPNGEERCIACKLCEAICPAQAITIEAETRADGSRRTTRYDIDMTKCIYCGFCQEACPVDAIVEGPNFEFSTESHEELLYNKEKLLNNGDRWEAEIAANIQADYLYR, via the exons ATGACAG GTACTTTTGGATTCGGCCCTGGAGTCCTCATGCGTACATTCAGTGTTAGTATGCAGAAAGATGGGTATA AGTATGTCAATGCTCAGGAGCTGCCTACTGATCTAAGATCCATAACTGACCGTGCAGCCACAACCCTGCTTTGGACTGAACTCTTTAGAg GCCTGGGGATGACCATGAGCTACCTGTTCCGTGAACCTGCAACCATCAACTATCCATTTGAAAAGGGCCCTCTGTCGCCTCGCTTTCGTGGCGAGCACGCCCTTCGCCGATACCCTAATGGAGAAGAGCGTTGCATTGCTTGTAAACTGTGTGAAGCCATCTGCCCTGCTCAG GCCATTACTATTGAGGCTGAGACTCGAGCTGACGGCAGCAGGAGAACTACCCGCTATGACATCGATATGACAAAGTGCATCTATTGTGGTTTCTGCCAGGAAGCTTGTCCTGTTGATGCCATTGTTGAG GGTCCGAACTTTGAGTTTTCCACAGAGAGCCACGAGGAGCTACTGTACAACAAGGAAAAGTTGCTCAACAATGGGGACCGATGGGAGGCAGAGATAGCAGCCAACATACAAGCAGACTATTTGTACAGATGA
- the ndufs8b gene encoding NADH:ubiquinone oxidoreductase core subunit S8b isoform X3 produces MRTFSVSMQKDGYKYVNAQELPTDLRSITDRAATTLLWTELFRGLGMTMSYLFREPATINYPFEKGPLSPRFRGEHALRRYPNGEERCIACKLCEAICPAQAITIEAETRADGSRRTTRYDIDMTKCIYCGFCQEACPVDAIVEGPNFEFSTESHEELLYNKEKLLNNGDRWEAEIAANIQADYLYR; encoded by the exons ATGCGTACATTCAGTGTTAGTATGCAGAAAGATGGGTATA AGTATGTCAATGCTCAGGAGCTGCCTACTGATCTAAGATCCATAACTGACCGTGCAGCCACAACCCTGCTTTGGACTGAACTCTTTAGAg GCCTGGGGATGACCATGAGCTACCTGTTCCGTGAACCTGCAACCATCAACTATCCATTTGAAAAGGGCCCTCTGTCGCCTCGCTTTCGTGGCGAGCACGCCCTTCGCCGATACCCTAATGGAGAAGAGCGTTGCATTGCTTGTAAACTGTGTGAAGCCATCTGCCCTGCTCAG GCCATTACTATTGAGGCTGAGACTCGAGCTGACGGCAGCAGGAGAACTACCCGCTATGACATCGATATGACAAAGTGCATCTATTGTGGTTTCTGCCAGGAAGCTTGTCCTGTTGATGCCATTGTTGAG GGTCCGAACTTTGAGTTTTCCACAGAGAGCCACGAGGAGCTACTGTACAACAAGGAAAAGTTGCTCAACAATGGGGACCGATGGGAGGCAGAGATAGCAGCCAACATACAAGCAGACTATTTGTACAGATGA
- the ndufs8b gene encoding NADH:ubiquinone oxidoreductase core subunit S8b isoform X1 — protein sequence MSATLSLRVLRCCSKQGTFGFGPGVLMRTFSVSMQKDGYKYVNAQELPTDLRSITDRAATTLLWTELFRGLGMTMSYLFREPATINYPFEKGPLSPRFRGEHALRRYPNGEERCIACKLCEAICPAQAITIEAETRADGSRRTTRYDIDMTKCIYCGFCQEACPVDAIVEGPNFEFSTESHEELLYNKEKLLNNGDRWEAEIAANIQADYLYR from the exons ATGTCTGCCACATTGAGTCTGCGTGTTCTGCGTTGCTGCTCTAAGCAAG GTACTTTTGGATTCGGCCCTGGAGTCCTCATGCGTACATTCAGTGTTAGTATGCAGAAAGATGGGTATA AGTATGTCAATGCTCAGGAGCTGCCTACTGATCTAAGATCCATAACTGACCGTGCAGCCACAACCCTGCTTTGGACTGAACTCTTTAGAg GCCTGGGGATGACCATGAGCTACCTGTTCCGTGAACCTGCAACCATCAACTATCCATTTGAAAAGGGCCCTCTGTCGCCTCGCTTTCGTGGCGAGCACGCCCTTCGCCGATACCCTAATGGAGAAGAGCGTTGCATTGCTTGTAAACTGTGTGAAGCCATCTGCCCTGCTCAG GCCATTACTATTGAGGCTGAGACTCGAGCTGACGGCAGCAGGAGAACTACCCGCTATGACATCGATATGACAAAGTGCATCTATTGTGGTTTCTGCCAGGAAGCTTGTCCTGTTGATGCCATTGTTGAG GGTCCGAACTTTGAGTTTTCCACAGAGAGCCACGAGGAGCTACTGTACAACAAGGAAAAGTTGCTCAACAATGGGGACCGATGGGAGGCAGAGATAGCAGCCAACATACAAGCAGACTATTTGTACAGATGA
- the ndufs8b gene encoding NADH:ubiquinone oxidoreductase core subunit S8b isoform X4, with amino-acid sequence MSATLSLRVLRCCSKQGTFGFGPGVLMRTFSVSMQKDGYSLGMTMSYLFREPATINYPFEKGPLSPRFRGEHALRRYPNGEERCIACKLCEAICPAQAITIEAETRADGSRRTTRYDIDMTKCIYCGFCQEACPVDAIVEGPNFEFSTESHEELLYNKEKLLNNGDRWEAEIAANIQADYLYR; translated from the exons ATGTCTGCCACATTGAGTCTGCGTGTTCTGCGTTGCTGCTCTAAGCAAG GTACTTTTGGATTCGGCCCTGGAGTCCTCATGCGTACATTCAGTGTTAGTATGCAGAAAGATGGGTATA GCCTGGGGATGACCATGAGCTACCTGTTCCGTGAACCTGCAACCATCAACTATCCATTTGAAAAGGGCCCTCTGTCGCCTCGCTTTCGTGGCGAGCACGCCCTTCGCCGATACCCTAATGGAGAAGAGCGTTGCATTGCTTGTAAACTGTGTGAAGCCATCTGCCCTGCTCAG GCCATTACTATTGAGGCTGAGACTCGAGCTGACGGCAGCAGGAGAACTACCCGCTATGACATCGATATGACAAAGTGCATCTATTGTGGTTTCTGCCAGGAAGCTTGTCCTGTTGATGCCATTGTTGAG GGTCCGAACTTTGAGTTTTCCACAGAGAGCCACGAGGAGCTACTGTACAACAAGGAAAAGTTGCTCAACAATGGGGACCGATGGGAGGCAGAGATAGCAGCCAACATACAAGCAGACTATTTGTACAGATGA
- the tbc1d10c gene encoding calponin homology domain-containing protein DDB_G0272472, which yields MSGQAPKHTSEEDSSGSDSGSEVSLEPETDRFGFILTNGSTSVGVGPPPELVRQRESKWINIIRQWDHILLKKSSKVKEQCQKGIPASLRAKCWLLLCGASEKMEQNKNLYESLDSQPGLQSWVDIIERDLDRQFPFHEMFQSKDGHGQRGLFRVLKAYTQYQPDEGYCQAQGPVAAVLLMNMPAQEAFWCLVQISEQYLPGYYSPLLEGVLFDAALLTWVLKRTCPAAHKHLQQHGVEPLMFATDWLMCLFTRHLPFNTLLRVWDLFFCYGVRVLLQVAVVLVRRVLGRAEQRKRCQGQVETLETLRGVKGQLQEEDDAFIAEVCSVPLSAKDLEKRTEKELDKWRKDRPTSKFDPRARCHGYRMVWTRARENKAEKDKTEKVKGNLTLSLARSASTLSLSPSLLRKKWRKTGKVSTSDSDGSRVVRHLSIGEKDDWKIWTDLDSKMPHGVREEEEDFISEESRQQDGSTTEAEQEKPKTPNPSTERTEEKVIVTLTPPCEEEEEEMEQNSERNSQEFDKKTEERVKPVADVEHVASVEDNHSEIQEEAAEDTNTDVQENVDTHQESQIKTDVKQQKEAETENVEQTQVDTVISEAKHVKHSDSEEFRDMNAPAGEDLITETQQEQEELMTNKKKSAFEEQNQSSKVEKTEIDSQGTTAEKPAMNPNESNPELGATEKQRDSEKKQQSTEDTPESPSPECIGQRKNPDFTDDAETDPKVAAAKNIEKIVSEFIKEIIKNVVAELLEAQKEEGIVDQLNPNEAQGEIMEDNAKTAEPQDKTSEQECTSDLEAVEQVNGQATSSVVDQTESTEKAPESTAAEDNVISTQQIHEPPPDSIPQTQDRDPDFRENQSDSENRSLEKAFEYRSSSRSSSDFCMRRSSHSQGSRLARRLSEDLFTSPEKSSRSQSTADHSKPEPGPVDAVKTPEEGTSVRLQEEQADNHKGFGLLRRLRGEKPKNAKPKMQVPKILIQDFSDETVSERPVDKEAEGKMNSRERRRRRREKERQEKEEEKLKKKKEKQEKGKKKLKTRGKSFQTKTENSSGDVAQPAKTGSHTVRHSASYAESYF from the exons ATGTCAGGTCAAGCTCCAAAACACACCAGCGAAGAGGACAGCTCAGGATCTGATTCAGGCTCAGAAGTCAGTTTGGAGCCGGAGACGGACCGGTTTGGCTTTATTCTGACCAATGGATCCACATCTGT AGGTGTGGGTCCACCCCCTGAGCTGGTCAGACAGAGGGAGTCCAAGTGGATAAACATCATTAGGCAATGGGATCACATCTTGTTGAAGAAGAGCAGTAAG GTCAAGGAGCAGTGTCAGAAAGGAATTCCTGCATCACTCAGAGCAAAGTGCTGGCTTCTGCTGTGTGGAGCGTCTGAAAAGATGGAGCAGAATAAGAATCTCTATGAG TCCCTGGACTCACAGCCGGGCTTGCAGAGCTGGGTGGACATCATTGAGAGGGACCTGGACCGGCAGTTCCCCTTTCACGAGATGTTCCAGTCTAAAGATGGACACGG GCAGCGTGGCTTATTCCGGGTGTTAAAAGCTTACACCCAGTACCAGCCAGACGAGGGTTACTGCCAAGCACAAGGGCCGGTAGCTGCAGTGCTGCTCATGAACATGCCAGCTCAG GAAGCCTTCTGGTGTTTGGTTCAGATCAGTGAGCAGTACCTGCCCGGATACTACAGCCCTCTGCTG GAGGGAGTTCTGTTTGACGCAGCCTTACTGACTTGGGTTTTGAAGAGGACTTGCCCGGCTGCACACAAACACCTCCAGCAGCACGGCGTGGAGCCCCTCATGTTCGCCACCGACTGGCTGATGTGTCTGTTCACACGTCACCTGCCGTTCAACACTCTCCTCCGAGTCTGGGACCTCTTCTTCTGTTATG GTGTGCGAGTGCTCCTGCAGGTGGCAGTAGTGCTGGTACGACGAGTCCTGGGACGTGCAGAGCAACGAAAGAGGTGTCAGGGTCAGGTGGAGACTCTAGAAACACTGAGGGGCGTCAAGGGACAACTCCAAGAAGAAGATGATGCCTTCATCGCAGAG GTGTGCTCTGTACCCCTCTCAGCCAAGGATCTGGAAAAGCGAACAGAGAAGGAGCTAGACAAGTGGAGGAAAGACAGGCCCACATCTAAGTTTGACCCTAGAGCCCGTTGCCATGGATACAGGATGGTCTGGACAAGGGCTCGAGAAAACAAAGcggaaaaagacaaaactgaaaaagtcaaaGGGAACCTGACTCTTTCTCTCGCTCGCTCAGCCTCCACTCTTTCGTTGTCACCTTCCCTTCTCCGCAAAAAGTGgaggaaaacaggaaaagtcTCTACGAGCGACTCCGACGGCAGCAGAGTTGTGAGACACCTTTCCATAGGAGAAAAGGATGACTGGAAAATCTGGACAGATTTAGATTCTAAGATGCCGCACGGTGTTcgagaagaagaggaagacttCATTTCAGAGGAAAGCAGACAGCAGGATGGGTCCACAACAGAAGCAGAGCAAGAGAAACCCAAAACGCCAAACCCATCAACTGAGCGCACAGAAGAAAAAGTCATTGTAACACTTACACCTCcgtgtgaagaagaagaagaagaaatggagCAAAATTCTGAAAGAAATTCCCaggaatttgacaaaaaaaccgAGGAAAGAGTGAAGCCTGTGGCGGATGTTGAGCATGTGGCTTCAGTGGAGGACAACCACAGCGAGATACAGGAGGAGGCAGCAGAAGATACAAACACAGACGTGCAGGAAAATGTAGACACTCATCAGGAATCCCAGATAAAAACTGATGTGAAACAACAAAAGGAAGCAGAGACCGAAAATGTGGAGCAGACGCAGGTGGACACAGTCATATCAGAGGCAAAACACGTGAAACATTCAGACTCAGAAGAATTCAGAGATATGAATGCTCCAGCAGGCGAAGACCTAATAACAGAAACACAACAGGAGCAAGAAGAACTGATGACAAATAAGAAGAAATCTGCTTTTGAGGAACAAAACCAAAGCAGCAaagtggaaaaaacagaaatagattCACAAGGTACGACTGCAGAGAAACCTGCCATGAACCCAAACGAATCAAATCCGGAATTGGgagcaacagaaaaacaaagagattcAGAGAAGAAACAACAGAGCACAGAAGACACACCAGAATCACCTTCACCTGAGTGCATCGGACAAAGAAAGAACCCTGACTTCACGGATGATGCAGAGACGGATCCGAAGGTTGCAGCTgcaaaaaacatagaaaaaatagtgtctgaATTTATAAAAGAAATCATAAAGAATGTTGTGGCAGAACTCCTAGAGGCACAAAAAGAGGAAGGTATTGTTGATCAACTAAATCCGAATGAAGCACAAGGAGAAATAATGGAGGACAATGCAAAAACCGCTGAGCCCCAGGACAAGACTTCAGAACAAGAATGCACTTCTGACTTGGAAGCAGTGGAACAAGTGAACGGTCAGGCCACTTCAAGTGTTGTTGACCAGACAGAGAGCACAGAAAAAGCCCCAGAAAGCACAGCAGCAGAGGACAATGTCATTTCTACCCAGCAAATCCATGAACCCCCTCCTGACAGTATTCCACAGACCCAAGACAGAGATCCAGACTTCAGAGAAAACCAGTCTGACTCGGAGAACCGCAGCCTGGAGAAAGCGTTTGAGTatcgcagcagcagcaggtcctCCAGTGACTTTTGCATGCGCCGGTCGTCTCACTCACAGGGATCAAGGTTAGCACGCAGACTTTCCGAGGATCTCTTCACTTCCccggagaaaagcagcagatcACAAAGCACCGCGGATCACTCAAAACCAGAGCCTGGACCGGTAGATGCAGTAAAGACACCTGAAGAGGGGACATCCGTGAGACTCCAAGAGGAGCAGGCAGACAACCATAAAGGTTTCGGCCTTCTGCGCAGACTGAGAGGAGAGAAGCCCAAAAACGCCAAACCAAAAATGCAAGTGCCCAAAATCTTGATTCAAGATTTCAGTGATGAGACTGTGTCAGAGCGACCCGTCGACAAAGAGGCGGAGGGGAAAATGAACtccagagagaggaggaggaggcggagagagaaagaaagacaagaaaaagaggaagagaagctcaagaagaaaaaggaaaagcaggaaaaagggAAGAAGAAATTAAAGACGAGAGGAAAAAGTTTTCAAACGAAGACGGAGAACAGTAGCGGCGATGTCGCTCAACCCGCAAAAACTGGCTCACACACAGTTAGACACTCTGCTTCTTATGCTGAGTCGTATTTCtga